The Thiothrix subterranea genome has a segment encoding these proteins:
- a CDS encoding ATP-binding protein: protein MAIVLLATLTLATVYYAVHQNAAERLQQKTEALSQQLVGQLIAELEKHGYLPELLGQAPAARALLASATPDPERLAAFNRTLETANRIARTADIYLMRADGMTIAASNWNTQASFIGKNFAFRQYFQQAMQGQLGRYYALGTTSKKRGYYFAHAIPDAQGKPLGVMVVKVDINTQEAQWQQDSAEFMVTDLNGVVFMSSQEAWRLQTLQPLSALTQAALFHNQRYDQQALNPLPWRSRIDPALELQRVDTGTHDYLVHKRAMPFIDWNVYILTDWRSVTRPVVVTVAMTAFMLLLTLLLVYVLWKNQRQRREYEQKAREDLEAKVAERTRELQHTQEELVQAAKMAALGQLSAGINHELNNPLTAIRAYADNATQFLAIGKPEMAHHNLLEIVSLTERMATITRQLKTFSRKSAGQIETCDLHWALDSALSIVQPKLAQTRIVLEQQRDPATRYVQADLVWLEQILVNLISNAAEAVEEQAEPRVWVTLQAHAGQVDISVRDNGTGISEAAMPHVFEAFFTTKIIGKGLGLGLSISYRLARDMNGQLRVANAPQGGAIFTLTLQQAAAGETE, encoded by the coding sequence GTGGCAATCGTGCTGTTGGCAACGCTCACTTTAGCCACGGTTTATTACGCGGTACACCAAAACGCCGCTGAACGTTTGCAGCAAAAAACCGAGGCGTTATCCCAACAATTGGTGGGGCAACTCATTGCCGAATTGGAAAAACACGGTTATCTGCCCGAATTATTGGGGCAAGCCCCCGCCGCCCGTGCGCTCCTAGCCAGCGCCACTCCCGATCCTGAACGTTTAGCGGCTTTCAACCGTACCCTGGAAACGGCGAACCGGATTGCTAGAACAGCGGATATTTACCTGATGCGAGCCGATGGCATGACCATTGCCGCGAGTAATTGGAATACCCAAGCCTCCTTTATCGGTAAAAACTTTGCATTTCGGCAATATTTTCAACAGGCGATGCAAGGGCAACTGGGGCGTTATTATGCCTTGGGGACAACCTCGAAAAAACGCGGCTATTATTTCGCTCATGCCATCCCGGATGCACAGGGTAAGCCCTTGGGCGTGATGGTGGTTAAAGTGGACATCAATACCCAAGAAGCGCAATGGCAGCAAGACAGTGCCGAATTCATGGTGACGGATTTAAACGGTGTGGTGTTTATGTCCAGCCAAGAAGCATGGCGTTTGCAAACCTTGCAGCCGTTGTCAGCGTTGACGCAAGCGGCCTTATTTCATAATCAGCGTTACGATCAGCAAGCCCTTAACCCTTTGCCTTGGCGCTCGCGGATTGACCCTGCGTTGGAATTGCAACGGGTGGATACCGGCACACACGATTATTTAGTGCACAAACGCGCCATGCCGTTTATTGATTGGAATGTTTACATTCTCACCGATTGGCGCAGCGTTACCCGTCCGGTAGTGGTAACGGTGGCGATGACGGCTTTCATGCTGTTGTTGACTTTATTGCTGGTGTACGTGCTGTGGAAAAATCAACGGCAACGCCGTGAATACGAGCAAAAAGCCCGCGAAGATTTGGAGGCAAAAGTCGCCGAACGCACCCGCGAATTGCAGCATACCCAAGAAGAATTGGTGCAAGCGGCGAAAATGGCCGCCTTGGGGCAGCTTTCCGCTGGCATCAATCACGAACTCAATAACCCGCTGACCGCGATTCGGGCGTATGCCGACAATGCCACGCAATTTCTCGCCATTGGCAAGCCGGAAATGGCGCATCACAATTTGCTGGAAATTGTCAGCCTGACCGAGCGCATGGCGACCATTACCCGCCAATTGAAAACCTTTTCGCGCAAAAGTGCTGGTCAAATTGAAACCTGTGATTTGCACTGGGCCTTGGATTCGGCATTAAGCATTGTGCAGCCCAAATTGGCGCAAACCCGCATTGTATTGGAACAGCAGCGCGACCCCGCAACGCGCTACGTGCAAGCCGATTTGGTGTGGTTAGAACAAATTCTGGTGAATTTAATCAGCAATGCCGCCGAAGCCGTGGAAGAGCAAGCCGAACCACGGGTGTGGGTAACATTGCAAGCCCACGCCGGGCAAGTGGACATTAGCGTGCGTGATAACGGCACGGGGATTAGCGAAGCCGCCATGCCGCATGTATTTGAAGCGTTTTTCACCACCAAAATCATTGGCAAAGGCTTGGGGCTGGGCTTGTCGATTTCTTACCGGCTGGCACGTGATATGAACGGGCAGTTACGGGTAGCTAATGCACCGCAAGGTGGTGCAATATTCACGCTCACCTTGCAACAAGCCGCCGCCGGAGAGACCGAATGA
- a CDS encoding septal ring lytic transglycosylase RlpA family protein, whose protein sequence is MKIQQPKWSSVTRSVSIGMTALALAVTFSLPSAALAKEKAATAKVSKHKAAKTASHRSVKTKLKVKAKTKASKPAKKRLVSKKRQLSKNRNARDSSAPLVWNAAHEPKQAYYVMPDSLGGKVATPQPQPGYLQVSAHQNSAKTSPPAPARDTDAPAKPHQVGTASYYSDKFDGGRTASGERFDQDGLTCAHGSLPFGCRIRVTNLRNNKAVEVKVNDRGGFSKHGRVVDLSKAAAKEIGMVGTGTAKVKVEVLE, encoded by the coding sequence ATGAAAATACAACAACCCAAATGGTCAAGCGTGACACGCAGTGTCAGCATTGGCATGACAGCATTGGCTTTAGCCGTGACATTTAGTTTACCCAGCGCAGCGTTAGCCAAAGAGAAAGCGGCGACCGCTAAAGTCTCGAAACACAAGGCGGCGAAAACCGCCAGCCACCGTTCCGTTAAAACCAAGCTGAAGGTAAAGGCGAAAACCAAGGCCAGCAAACCTGCCAAAAAGCGTTTAGTGAGTAAAAAACGCCAGCTATCCAAGAACCGCAACGCCCGCGATTCATCAGCCCCGCTGGTCTGGAATGCTGCCCATGAACCAAAACAGGCGTATTACGTGATGCCTGATTCGCTAGGGGGCAAGGTCGCTACCCCGCAACCCCAGCCCGGTTATCTGCAAGTCAGCGCTCATCAGAATTCCGCCAAAACGTCCCCTCCCGCTCCCGCCCGCGATACCGACGCTCCCGCCAAACCTCACCAAGTCGGCACTGCTTCTTATTACAGTGATAAGTTTGACGGGGGCAGAACCGCCAGTGGCGAACGTTTCGATCAGGACGGTTTGACGTGCGCCCACGGCAGTTTACCGTTTGGTTGCCGCATTCGTGTCACGAATTTGCGCAATAACAAAGCTGTTGAAGTCAAGGTGAATGACCGTGGTGGTTTCAGCAAGCATGGGCGTGTGGTCGATTTATCCAAAGCAGCAGCAAAAGAAATTGGCATGGTTGGCACCGGAACCGCCAAAGTCAAAGTCGAGGTATTGGAATAA
- a CDS encoding D-alanyl-D-alanine carboxypeptidase/D-alanyl-D-alanine-endopeptidase — protein MKNGESMRILHISALLALSVSMAACSSQNVQPGTAVATHSQSELFGDTAPAPSRQQAAITNRTQNPQQAVAFNAPEQQTPPTAQISPTQLQSAGGDKTYRGAGKLNRLPDNIASSLRLRGLSEQNLGAYVRPVSGGQPLLVAYADTPRNPASTMKLVTSYAALGVLGPTYRWPTEIYTAGNVVGDTLQGDVIIKGYGNPDFREADFRQLLQALRARGIRTIAGNFVVDKSYFNVPPQAAIDGNAGADYNAQPEALLYNERGSCYEMRNKAGQIQKICPIAPRNGSDLNANLFGDFWKIWVGEMSGNLSGGLQVQAVPAGAQLVSTHHSQPLSNVLVEINKESNNVKARQVLLSMGAKQFGAPGTTQKGAGAVGQFMESRGLRFSNLKIENGSGLSRVERISTREMGEMLVDAYNSPYRDELMRSMAVLGVDGTVKSRLKNLAGRGKFKTGTLRDVRALAGYLTAANGQTYVVALLHNDASIRATAKEAHDDLVEWVYYGAQNSVASAQ, from the coding sequence ATGAAGAACGGGGAATCTATGCGAATTTTGCACATTAGCGCGTTACTAGCATTATCGGTTTCGATGGCGGCTTGCAGTTCACAAAATGTGCAGCCGGGTACAGCGGTCGCCACGCATTCACAAAGCGAATTATTTGGAGACACAGCGCCAGCGCCTTCCCGCCAGCAGGCAGCGATTACCAACCGCACCCAAAACCCACAACAGGCTGTTGCATTTAACGCGCCTGAGCAGCAAACCCCACCGACGGCACAAATTTCCCCCACGCAACTCCAATCAGCGGGTGGCGATAAAACTTACCGGGGTGCAGGCAAACTCAACCGCTTGCCTGACAATATTGCCAGCAGCTTGCGGCTACGCGGCTTGTCAGAACAAAACCTTGGGGCTTATGTGCGCCCAGTCAGTGGCGGTCAACCGTTGCTGGTGGCGTATGCTGATACGCCGCGCAACCCGGCTTCCACCATGAAACTGGTGACCAGCTACGCCGCGTTGGGCGTATTAGGGCCAACTTACCGCTGGCCGACCGAAATTTACACCGCAGGCAATGTGGTGGGTGACACCTTGCAAGGCGATGTCATTATTAAAGGTTACGGCAACCCTGACTTCCGTGAAGCCGATTTCCGGCAATTGCTGCAAGCATTGCGGGCGCGGGGTATCCGCACGATCGCCGGGAATTTCGTGGTCGACAAAAGCTACTTTAACGTTCCGCCACAAGCCGCGATTGATGGCAACGCCGGGGCAGACTACAACGCGCAACCGGAAGCCTTGCTCTATAACGAACGCGGCAGTTGCTATGAAATGCGCAATAAAGCCGGGCAAATCCAAAAAATCTGCCCGATTGCGCCCCGCAACGGCAGTGACTTAAATGCCAACTTGTTCGGGGACTTCTGGAAAATCTGGGTCGGTGAAATGAGCGGGAATCTGAGCGGTGGCCTGCAAGTGCAAGCCGTACCCGCCGGAGCGCAACTGGTCAGCACGCACCATTCCCAACCCTTGAGTAATGTGTTGGTCGAAATCAACAAAGAAAGCAACAACGTCAAAGCCCGCCAAGTATTGCTCTCAATGGGGGCTAAGCAATTCGGCGCTCCCGGCACGACTCAAAAAGGCGCGGGTGCAGTGGGACAATTCATGGAAAGCCGGGGCTTACGCTTTTCCAACCTGAAAATCGAAAATGGCTCTGGCCTCAGCCGTGTAGAACGCATTTCCACCCGTGAAATGGGCGAAATGCTAGTCGACGCTTACAACAGCCCCTATCGCGATGAATTAATGCGCTCAATGGCGGTGCTGGGCGTGGATGGCACGGTGAAAAGTCGCCTGAAAAATCTGGCGGGGCGCGGTAAGTTCAAGACCGGCACCTTGCGTGATGTACGCGCACTGGCGGGGTATTTGACGGCGGCAAATGGGCAAACTTACGTGGTGGCGCTATTACACAACGATGCCAGCATCCGTGCTACTGCCAAAGAAGCGCATGATGATCTGGTGGAATGGGTGTATTACGGTGCGCAAAATAGCGTAGCCAGTGCGCAATAA
- the rimO gene encoding 30S ribosomal protein S12 methylthiotransferase RimO has product MKQAQPRVGFVSLGCPKALVDSERILTQLRAEGYEISGSYDDADLVVVNTCGFIDSAVEESLEAIGEALDENGKVIVTGCLGANASTVLDAYPNVLAVTGPHAYEAVMQSVHQHLPPLHDPYTHLIPPQGVRLTPRHYAYLKISEGCNHRCSFCIIPSLRGDLVSRPIGDVLQEAENLVNAGVKELLVISQDTSAYGIDVKYRTGFWQGRPIKTHSQQLAEALGDMGVWVRLHYVYPYPHVDNLLPLMAEGKILPYLDIPFQHASPTVLKNMRRPAHAEKVLERLGKWRATCPEIAVRSTFIVGFPGETEDDFETLLDFLEEAQLDRVGAFTYSPVKGADANAIDGAVPEEVKEERLERFMELQAEISAAKLSRLIGKTMTVLVDEAGDGQSIARTHRDAPEIDGQVIIEGVELPVGEFVQVHITHADEHDLWAKI; this is encoded by the coding sequence ATGAAACAAGCTCAGCCCCGTGTCGGTTTTGTCAGTCTCGGTTGCCCTAAGGCGTTGGTGGATTCCGAACGCATCCTTACCCAATTGCGTGCCGAAGGTTATGAAATCAGCGGCAGTTATGACGATGCCGATTTGGTGGTGGTGAATACCTGCGGTTTTATTGATTCTGCGGTAGAAGAGTCGCTGGAAGCCATCGGCGAAGCACTCGATGAAAACGGCAAAGTGATTGTGACCGGCTGCTTGGGGGCAAATGCAAGCACGGTGCTGGACGCTTACCCCAATGTGCTTGCCGTGACCGGCCCACATGCGTATGAAGCGGTGATGCAATCGGTGCATCAGCATTTACCGCCCTTGCATGACCCGTACACGCACCTGATTCCACCGCAAGGGGTGCGCCTGACGCCGCGCCATTACGCTTACCTGAAAATTTCGGAAGGCTGTAACCACCGTTGTTCGTTTTGCATTATTCCCTCCTTGCGTGGCGATTTGGTGTCGCGCCCGATTGGGGATGTATTGCAGGAAGCCGAAAATCTGGTGAATGCCGGGGTGAAAGAGTTATTGGTGATTTCGCAAGACACCAGCGCGTATGGAATTGATGTGAAATACCGCACGGGTTTTTGGCAAGGTCGCCCGATCAAAACGCATTCGCAGCAATTGGCGGAAGCCTTGGGTGACATGGGCGTGTGGGTGCGCTTGCATTATGTCTACCCGTATCCGCATGTCGATAACCTGCTGCCGTTGATGGCGGAAGGCAAAATTTTGCCGTATCTGGATATTCCCTTCCAGCACGCCAGCCCCACCGTGTTGAAAAACATGCGCCGCCCAGCTCATGCGGAAAAAGTGCTGGAACGTTTGGGCAAATGGCGGGCAACCTGCCCGGAGATTGCAGTACGCAGTACCTTTATTGTGGGTTTCCCCGGTGAAACGGAAGATGATTTTGAAACCTTGCTGGATTTCCTAGAGGAAGCGCAACTCGACCGCGTAGGCGCATTCACTTATTCGCCGGTTAAGGGCGCAGACGCTAACGCTATCGACGGCGCAGTGCCGGAAGAAGTCAAAGAGGAGCGTCTGGAACGTTTCATGGAATTACAAGCCGAAATCAGCGCTGCCAAGCTCAGCCGCTTGATTGGCAAGACCATGACGGTACTGGTGGATGAAGCGGGTGACGGGCAAAGCATTGCACGTACTCACCGTGACGCGCCTGAAATTGACGGGCAGGTCATCATCGAAGGCGTCGAATTACCGGTCGGTGAATTTGTGCAAGTGCACATTACTCATGCTGATGAACATGACTTGTGGGCAAAAATTTAA